The region GACCAGATATAAAACGACAGTTTCCTTGCAACCAGCAGCCAAAAGGAATTGGCATGTAACGGAGGGGTTAACCCATAGCCTCTTCTCAGGCAGGCCACCCTGGCATCCTCCATGGCCTCTTGGTCTACCTGAAACACCAGGCTTGGGGTTTGGATGAGCTTTTTTTAGCAATCTGGCACAAGGTCAGCAGACCATCATCTTAGCAAATTTTGGATACTCTTTTGGGGGGCATCATCATGCCCTATGCAGGTGTTTCTTTTGGGTTGGCTCTGAAGATCCAGTCCTACCTGGAAATGGGCCAGCCCCTCATCCGTTAGCATCTGTGGACAAAATGGATGCTGGCAGGGTCTGGCTGTCAGCACATGCTTACTAGGGCCGCCCTTCGAACCCAAAGGCAGAGGGGGTCTTAGCCAGTAAGCCAGCCCACAAGGTTTAGAAACTATTAAGCTGGACCTGATTCTCATTGACTAAGAGCTGAAACCCTCCCCCCCGCAAATTTGAAACACTCCACCAGCAATGACCATCAATCAACAAACTGCCCCCGAATCACCTCTCTAGTCCAATCTTCAAGATCCCTTGGACTTGCTTTCTGGATTGCAATTTTGGCATTGATCTGCAAATTTGCTTGATCTATGGTCTGGACTTGTCAGTGGCCTCACTGATGTCAATAGCCAGCGGAAGGAGGAGGGTGCATGCCCTTGGGGTTGACTGCTGGAAAGATGCGCATGTCTAAGTGTGTAGCAAATAGTCAGATTGACCAGCATGCTGTCCAAGATTTGCTTGagacagccagccagcccctCAATGCCTTCCATCTTTGCCATGGGCTAAACCCCACTGGATAATTGGCGGAGGCAATCCCAGCACCCCAAGTCTCTAGCCACAACCCATTGGGAGGGCTTTCTTGTTAGCCAGACATCTAGGTAAATATGgcttggtttttatttttttgcttggCACAAAACGGACCCCAATAGACCAAGCCCAGCAAGAGGAAGGTGGCATAGTGCTCCCAACCCTTCCCATCACAAATTCAAACAAGCAGACAGCAGTGAGTGTATAAAGCTACCACTTTGCACACCACCCCAGTTTATGCTCATGAATCAGTATGTCTTTTGCACACAGTGCTGTCATAAAAATAAGGGCAGGGGGAGGGTTTGCTAGTTGTTTGGGAGTAACCAAAGCCCAGTTCGCTCCAAAACTCTAATTGGGAGAGACAGCAAAGTTGACTCTTCCTTCCTCCCGGGGAAGGACAGCGCTGCCCGTGGAAAGGGCTCAGTCTGTATCTTTTGACCTGGACATGGCTCGCTTTTTCCCTTAACGCGGACGCAACCCAAGAAGCATCATCGCAACTTCAATCCATTTTATTGACGGCCGGGGCCGAAACAGGATGCATTTCTGAAACAGTGAGGAGAAACAGAGATCCTCCCaaatgaagattttaaaaaaacatgtatttttaaaaagcttctctCAAGGACATAAGGAAATGGGACCCTTCCAGAAAGTCTGCTGGCAATGGTCTTTTGATTGGCAGCAGCAAATTTGGATGCATGACAACTTGGGCACAGAAACGGAAGCTTTGGCAAATAACTTAAAAAGAGAAACTGGCATCTGAGTTGGCCCCTGGCACAGGCCCTGCCTGGCACTGCTTCTCTAGGATTCCTGTATCTTGCCACCTCCTTTGGCTGCTTCTGACTCCTATAACTTGGGCGGCTTTCCTGTCCAAGCTGCTGACAGAAACATGAGCACAGCTGCCCTGCTGGGACCCCAAACTGTGAGCCACACGGAAGGACAAAACACTTCCTGGGGAGATGAAATCCAAGGATGTAGTCCACTAAGAGACTGCAGAAGAAGGAGGATGAACTGAAGGATGGACCTAGCAGTGGGCTGGGAGGTCTTGCCCTCCATGATTCCTAATGGTCCATCTTGCATCCTCTTGTGCTGCAGAGAACATTGAAAGGATGCCTCAATGTCACCTCCACTTCAGAAACATTACTCCCTCCACTTTCCCCATGTAAGCACACTGGTTTTCAGCAGGGCGCACTGGCAGATTCTGGAGCCAGAATGGTTAAGATTTCCATAAAACCAATGGACCAATAAGCCTGTCCAATTGGGGTCTCCCAAGAAAGACTGTTGTATTCTCCACTCTCTCACAGTCCTACTGCCCAGGGTGGTGGAGGGGTACAGATGGAGCCAGGGGGAGGGCAAGGAGCACACAGCTTACATGATGGTGCAAGAAGACAGCGGGTTTCGGATGTGGCATGTACAGGCTGCCCCGCAGTACTGGCGGAAGGTCTGATAGCAACTGCGGTCAGCATCGCTGCTCCACTGCACAGGGTTGGTAGAAAGAGCCTCGGCGGGAAGTCTGTTGAGGATGCTTGTGTTCACTGCCAGGGCAGCCAGTCCATAGTCAGTGAACAGCACGGTCTCCCTCTTGCAGGTGGGGCAGGAGATGAACTTGTACTTAGGGCAGGATTCGTAGAGAATCTGCAGGCACTCCTCGCACACAGAGTGCAGACAGGAGAGGATGCGCGGGCGCTTGTTGGTGAAGTTGTACATGTGCCCACAGGTCGGGCACTCCAGTGGCTCGCATGGGGTGGAAGAGTGCAGCACGTACTGGTTCACAATCACCTCATCTGATGGTGGTGGCTGGCGGTGGTAGCAGATCTCTGAGCTGCCTTTGCGCTGTCCTTGGTAGAGCCGTTCGCGCCGGGGGAGAGGCGGTGTCCGGGACAACCCCAGGGCCCCTGGGTTACTGTCTAAGGCTGGGATGTCCCCGCAGGCCTGGTTCACGATGATCTCAGACTCCGAAGGCCAGGCCCGCTTGGCGACCAGTGGAGGCTCACGGCGGGGGGCAGGGACGTAGCGCGACTGGGAGCTCTGCAGCTCCGAGAACTTCTCCGGGTGGATGATCTTCATGGCCTCCATTTTGATGATGACCTGTTGCCCTTTCAGACATGACATGAGGAGGTTCTTAACATTACTGTCCGTGGCTCTGGGTTCTCCGAGGGTCTCCTGCATGGGGCTAGAAGGTGTTCGTAGCAGGCCAGGCTTTGAATCGTGTGCGGGCCGTGAAGCGGCAGTGCTGGAGAAAGCCGCTGGAACAGGGGCACATCCTGGGGTGAAAGGCGCCAAGATAGTTCCTTCTTCCTGGCGGGTTGTGACAGCTGCCCTAGGACCCCAGTTCTGTGTGCATTCCTTGCAAGGCAGTTTGCCGGGCGACAGGCAGGTGGTGAGGACCGTGTTGCGTTTCAACTGTCTGTGGCCTGGTGAAGCTTTAAGGGTTGTGTTCCAGGGTGCAGCTGAGTTGGTCAAACTGTAATGCCTCACAGCACTGGGATGGACACCAGCCCCTATAGGATTACACCTCAGATTGGCTAGATGAACACAGCCAAAGCAGGCTGAACTTGGATTTTTCTGCACTCCAGGGCTAAAGCACCTTGGCTGCAGGTGAGCCAGGCTAAAATTGCATCTCAGGATGGAATGCTATCAGAGCAGCCTGTGCTATGTCtttggcccctccctgctggtgcccctacctcacagggcctTGATTCCTGTTTACATTCGAGGAGATCCTGACTGGGCTGAAGAATGTGTTTTGCAAATTCCAGAGCTCTGACTTTCCCCTGTCTCTCCCACTCGCCTGGTCACAGACTTCTGCAAAGCTTCTTCCTCCAGGGCAGGCACCAGGAGAGAGATCCTCAGGTGGAACACATCCTGCTCAggtgcaaggcagcaggaggTTCCCACCTGGCCATTCGCAGCTTCTTCACGGAGAACGGACCTGGCCTGCCAGCTCAGTCTCTACCGTGTGTTCTTGTGGCGCTTGCAGGAATGTCTGGAAAACAAagcagatctttttttaaaaaaaaatctgacaatGTTTGCAGAAATACATGCTTGGACTGGAACCTGCTGGTTATTCCTTCCTTGCTGATGTaaaaggtttccccccccccactctttttcACAGGGGGGGCGGAACTGAAACATTCTGACAGCCCAACCACCAGCGACCAAAGTGCTGTTTTAGCATTTGTAATTCCTCTGTTGTCCTCCACTCCTCCCAAACCAGCAGCTTCaacatggtttaaaaaaaaacagcattcAAGCCTTAAAATGACTTGCTCAAGCACCTTTCCCCCAAGAAGAATGTTGAGCAACCCAAAAGCTTACTTTCAATATTGTAAAAATCTACTCTGTCCAATGAAAATCATCGTTGCCCTTGCCCTTTGCTGTGACAGGCTGTTGTGACAACTCACTCCCCCCACCATCCCACAATGCACTGGGGCCTCTTGTCTGGGGCGATAGAACATTTTCATTGTTTCCCAGCAGCTTCCTGATTTCCTTTTTGAAAATCTGGAGGGCACACTGCTGTATGGGGGTTTGCAGCTGCACCAAAAGTTAATGGACACAGCCATTGCCATGGGGATGATACTTGTTCTCCATACCACCTTGGATttttgaactcatttgcatattaggccacacctcctgacatcagcattgtttcacacagggcttttagtagAAAGGgcacagcaggaactaatttgcatataaggccacaccgcctgacactaagccagctggaactgcattcctgctcaaaaaaagtcctgtttgtaTATATTCATAACACCCTAATGTCAGTTCAAAAGAAAAATAGCTCCAACTTTCtctaaatagggctgccagctctgggttgggaactacttggagattttgggggtggagccagaggagggtggggtttggggaggggagggacctcagcaggatatattgCCATAAaatccatcctctaaagcagccattttctccagaggaactgatcttggtcatctggtgatcaactgcaatagtgggagagctccaggtaccatctggaggttggcaaccttaactctAAAACAGATTGCAAAATGCTGAAAGTTGTAAGCCATCTGGGCACCTATTAAGTCTCCTAATTTTGCCTTGGGACATAAAGCCACACTCTGTGAACTGCCCCCAGAGCTCAGAACCTATTTCCAGTGCCAAAGTCTATGCTGAAAATCCATGAACATAACAGAAAAACAGCAGTGGCCTTCCTGCCTCTACATCATGCATTTCCTTTGCCTCCAATAACTCCAGTGAGTCCTCCATACATCTATGATTAAGGCAAAGCTTCCCCAAGTAGGGGTGGGTGAAAAAATTCCAGTTTAGCTTAATAACTTCTCATTTTGGAAATTAAAGGCAGATTTCCGCCTGCCACTGGGGCTTGGAAAAGAAGATGCTGTGGTTTCTTGCTGTGTTGATTTCAACAACACGTACATATAATGTACTCAGACACAGGCACATCTGAAACCCAGTGCAAGCAACAGGCAGAACTCCAAGCCTGGCCAAACACTTGGTATGTGGTTGAGATGAGAACCGCAGTATACAGGCACGCACACATACACCACCAGGCCTACTGCTTCTCACTAATAACGCTCCAATCCCTGTTGCAGCCCTTCTTACAAGATACAGCTAAACCACAGACTGAAACAGCTTCCACAGTCATTTCCTCTCCCTGGGAAACTACAGATCTCTGATGAAAGAGGTCTGTAGATACCAGGGGAATGAAATAATATTGGACAAGAGGAGGTGAGCAAGCTTACAATTTCACGAATTCTTCTTTTTAAGGGCCGAGCTGAAATAACAGCAAAGTGAAGCTGCCAGACACAAGCACACAAGGTTTTGGCAAACTGCTATATAGTCTCAGTCTCATATCTGCTTTATGGGAACAATAATACCGGCTTGGATTATTTCAGGTTGGTGATGCAGATTAAATAGAAGTTAACACATTTCATTTTATATGTGTGTATCATGCACTCCAACTGCCCCAGTTTACCAGGGACAGTCCTTACTTTCTGATCCCTGCCGATGGTAAAAAGCAACATTCAAGCTCAGCAGCATCTTGAAGATTTCTGGGATATAAAGATTTCTGGAATATAAACCttagagcaggagtccccaacccctgggccatggaccagtaccggtctgtggcctgttagcaaccaggccctgagttgtatagttatttcattatatattacagtgtaataaaaataaagtgcacaattgtatcatcctgaaaccatgccccccccccccgcctggtcagtggaaaaattgtcctccacaaaaccagtccctggtgccaaaaagattggggaccactgccttagAGAGTCCAAGCTCCCTTGAGTTTATGCTGGAAAAAttactggtctttaaggtgccactgggcttgaatcttgctcttctaccaGTAGACCAACATGATTACCTACCTGCTCTTGGCAAATCACTGTCCCTCTCTTTTAGCTTTTGGAGGTGCCCCACTGAAACAAGTCTAAATTATATTTCTTCAGACCCTTCTCAGAATCTGAATTTCTGAACCAGGAATAGGTTCAGCCATGCAAACGTATGCACACAAATGAACACTCAGGTACCTGCCAGACCACAGCCAGCCTTTTGGCACACTGCACCTATAGCCTGAATTGCTGACAACAGTTTTGCAGGACAGTTGACTTTCCTAGCGTATCTATTTCATTATCATTCTgaccttcctccaaagagctcagggtaaTATATATGGCTTTCTCCTCCTCAGTATTATCTTTACAATGAACTGGTGAGGTAGGTTGGGTGAAAAAAGGTGACAAGCTTGAAATCATCTGGTGAATTTAATGGAGAAGCAAGCGAGGATTTGAATCTGagtcccaggtcctagtccaggagtggccaaacttgttaaatgtaagagccacatagaataaacagcggatgtttgagagccacaagacatgaacgtcagatgtttaagagcaggaaggaaggaggcaaacagatcaggggagggagaggtgggaagaaagcaacttgaaatgcattctacaagccaCCAGCctgcttggcgaagtgatttaaagagagaaatgctttctccaagacagctgatgaggcagtggaggcgtcaagagccacacaatatgttcgaaagagccacatgtggctcctgagccacagtttgaacaCTTTACCTCACCAAACTGCctgatgaccagtgttccctctaagctgagttaccgtgctagctcacagatttttagcctccagctcacacatttttgtcttagctcaggaaggatgattccagagcacactaatttatgcagtagctcacagctttaatgccagtagctcataactttaatgccagtggctcacaaagtagaatttttgctcacaagattctgcagcttagagggaacgttgctcatGATTAAATTTGAACCAAACTCTTGGCTTTTCAAAACACTGCAAAGTACCCTATGGCAGACTGCAGGGTTAAATGTGCTGCAGACAGAATAAAGCCTTCAACAGTGGCTTATGAAGGAGCTCAAGCAGTGGTTTTTAATATGAAAACTGGGGTGTCACTAATATGGTTTTCATCTGTTAAGTGTTGGAGGATGTAATACGCTCAGCCAGAATGGAAATGTAACTGCACCGGAAAGAGTTTTGCGACACACAGCAAACGTGTGGTttggttttattttgaatggtggAAATTAGTGAGCCACACAAGGCTTTTCTTCAGAAATTTCGGTACTCCTTCCTGAACAACAGGAAACATTCAGTGGAAACAAAATCAATT is a window of Heteronotia binoei isolate CCM8104 ecotype False Entrance Well chromosome 12, APGP_CSIRO_Hbin_v1, whole genome shotgun sequence DNA encoding:
- the RNF208 gene encoding RING finger protein 208 produces the protein MQETLGEPRATDSNVKNLLMSCLKGQQVIIKMEAMKIIHPEKFSELQSSQSRYVPAPRREPPLVAKRAWPSESEIIVNQACGDIPALDSNPGALGLSRTPPLPRRERLYQGQRKGSSEICYHRQPPPSDEVIVNQYVLHSSTPCEPLECPTCGHMYNFTNKRPRILSCLHSVCEECLQILYESCPKYKFISCPTCKRETVLFTDYGLAALAVNTSILNRLPAEALSTNPVQWSSDADRSCYQTFRQYCGAACTCHIRNPLSSCTIM